One Aegilops tauschii subsp. strangulata cultivar AL8/78 chromosome 7, Aet v6.0, whole genome shotgun sequence genomic window carries:
- the LOC109771814 gene encoding putative F-box protein At3g52320, with amino-acid sequence MSTPVDRARPWEDGRKSTGIRSSSSLPSGSETAAERLTEDLLVEILSRVPARPLCRFKCVSKHWLGLINDRTYRRKLPQTLTGFFFSGTTEEQLVHPVLPFTNLSGSRSRTSLTFLPNGRDAFLLDCCNGFLLYDVSAHLGKRRYVVCNPATEEWTELPHCDHPAGWVLCA; translated from the exons ATGTCCACACCGGTGGATCGAGCTCGCCCGTGGGAGGACGGACGCAAATCAACTGGCATCAG gtcatcctcttctcttcccaGCGGCAGCGAGACGGCGGCCGAGAGACTCACCGAGGACCTCCTAGTCGAGATACTCTCGCGCGTGCCCGCCAGGCCGCTCTGCCGCTTCAAGTGCGTCTCCAAGCACTGGCTCGGCCTCATCAACGACCGCACCTACCGCCGGAAGCTCCCCCAGACCCTGACCGGCTTCTTCTTCAGCGGCACCACGGAGGAGCAATTGGTACATCCAGTTCTTCCTTTCACCAATTTATCCGGGAGCCGCAGTCGCACCAGTCTTACCTTCCTGCCCAACGGCCGGGACGCCTTTCTTTTGGACTGCTGCAATGGCTTCCTTCTCTACGACGTATCTGCCCATCTTGGCAAGCGCCGTTACGTCGTGTGCAATCCTGCCACGGAGGAATGGACTGAGTTGCCGCATTGCGACCATCCGGCTGGGTGGGTATTGTGCGCTTAG